In a genomic window of Rhopalosiphum maidis isolate BTI-1 chromosome 4, ASM367621v3, whole genome shotgun sequence:
- the LOC113557548 gene encoding paired amphipathic helix protein Sin3b, whose product MKRHSDEHMASADTVGAYATAAATRSPPRSRPNLVTISNVVQSNFVSQAINNPNIQFNTVQPFSAPTMPVLAINEKVPGSLPGGSAMPALHTIQAQHTIQQIRQKVVPPTTIIQQQQQQQQQQQTQFQRLKVEDALSYLDQVKYKFSNQPQVYNDFLDIMKEFKSQSIDTPGVITRVSNLFKGHPELIVGFNTFLPPGYKIEIKNNELGFHVSVSIPQSPAITSSQTIIHSTTQHIMSSTPIVTAPPVTLTTTPPVVIKPAGHLPAINQVNTTSVVINHHTTHNSVTPTAPTSNVHPTQIPLSVASLSQVASNIPQVSIPTTQESTNSQNQPVEFNHAINYVNKIKNRFQGQPEKYKRFLEILHTYQKEQKTHKDNVPVAEKTLTEAEVYQQVAKLFENQDDLLLEFGQFLPDAKTPDAKQAAETSIVPPKKTTVVTSAPPAIPLPPPPPIKKEHPASIPITKEIVKESSVPNVAIKRTSSFSSSQNLPPPKKPKSPFPSLGDVSYQEAYKYGTLTDFAFFDLVRKSIHNASAYDDFLRCLVLYYTEIISKSELLNLVQPFLGKYSELFRRFKDFIGTSEKSNNAAAIPTENKLCGLPHFSLLDPGSNRQDRSAGDLPTDIDYSICKRLGASYCAVPSDYLTPKCSGRTKMCYEVLNDTWVSFPTWSEESSFATSRKTQYEEYMHRCEDERFELDLVMEINLAAIYCLEELSRRFSRMTPEEISKFKLEDCSFGSDTTSMTTNRRAIKRLYGDKTSDILEGLQKNPLSAVPIVLKRLKSKNEEWKLARNTFNEIWKSQNEKYYLKSLDHQGVNFKQSDMKFLRSKSLLNEIEALYDERNEQSDTSTGPHLVFSYVDKSIIDDAANLLIHHVKRQASINKEDKQKIKSLIRRFIPDMFHHPRQELSDDERDGQNDCSNNNSPETTKASLRISEEKDLPELKITDNDKLKAPDHSSTEECYTLFYGNNNWYLFLRLHHILCDRLTQIYKKASQLLHDECIYQVTRSETAAEKLNLNPNSPILLEDYYPALLDMIKNVLDGNMDSNTYEDTLREMFGIHAYVGFTLDKVVVYAVRQLQHLVSDEYCQECYNLFIKESKKNGTGGLCSTACQRIAQEAAYQRRAEAALSNDNNCYKIFIYKSNCKLTFELLDTDTDDNQDSGKWTSFDNEPLSETNDDKQEENQSPKN is encoded by the coding sequence ATGAAACGGCATTCGGATGAACACATGGCGTCCGCGGACACTGTCGGCGCAtacgccaccgccgccgcgacCCGTTCACCGCCTAGGTCCAGGCCCAACCTGGTAACCATTTCCAATGTTGTCCAGTCGAATTTCGTTTCGCAGGCCATAAATAATCCAAACATTCAATTCAATACCGTGCAGCCGTTCAGCGCGCCCACAATGCCGGTCCTAGCCATCAATGAAAAGGTTCCAGGTTCGTTACCTGGTGGCTCCGCCATGCCAGCCCTCCACACGATACAGGCGCAACACACTATTCAGCAGATAAGGCAAAAAGTCGTTCCGCCCACGACCATAATtcaacagcaacagcaacagcagcagcaacagcagaCTCAGTTTCAGAGGCTCAAGGTCGAAGATGCCCTGTCCTATTTGGATCaggtgaaatataaatttagtaatcAACCTCAAGTGTACAATGACTTCTTGGACATAATGAAAGAGTTCAAATCACAGAGCATAGACACCCCCGGAGTGATAACACGGGTCTCAAACCTATTCAAAGGTCATCCTGAGCTCATAGTTGGTTTCAATACGTTCCTACCTCCgggttataaaatagaaataaaaaataatgaacttgGCTTTCATGTTTCTGTGTCGATACCTCAAAGTCCGGCAATCACATCTTCCCAGACAATAATACATTCGACAACTCAACATATAATGTCAAGTACTCCAATAGTTACTGCTCCACCTGTCACTTTGACTACCACACCGCCTGTAGTAATTAAACCAGCCGGACATTTACCTGCCATAAATCAGGTCAATACTACTTCGGTTGTAATAAATCATCATACGACGCACAATAGTGTGACACCTACTGCGCCTACTAGCAATGTTCATCCAACTCAAATACCTTTGTCTGTAGCTAGCTTAAGCCAAGTGGCATCGAATATACCTCAAGTGTCGATACCTACAACTCAGGAATCAACCAACTCACAAAATCAACCAGTTGAGTTTAATCACgccataaattatgttaataaaataaaaaatcgttttcaaGGGCAaccagaaaaatataaaagatttttagaaatattacatacttatCAAAAAGAGCAAAAAACTCATAAAGATAATGTGCCAGTGGCAGAAAAAACATTAACTGAAGCCGAAGTATATCAGCAAGTTGCCAAATTGTTTGAAAACCAAGATGATTTACTATTGGAATTTGGACAGTTTCTACCTGATGCTAAAACTCCTGATGCCAAACAAGCAGCAGAAACTAGCATTGTCCCTCCCAAGAAGACTACCGTTGTTACTAGTGCACCTCCTGCAATTCCTTTGCCACCACCACCCCCCATTAAAAAAGAACATCCGGCCTCTATTCCAATTACTAAGGAAATTGTAAAAGAATCAAGTGTTCCAAACGTAGCTATCAAAAGAACTTCGTCGTTTTCTTCCAGTCAGAATTTACCACCGCCCAAAAAACCAAAATCTCCATTTCCAAGCTTGGGAGATGTATCTTATCAAGAAGCATATAAATACGGTACATTAACAGACTTTGCATTTTTCGATCTCGTTAGGAAATCAATTCATAATGCTTCCGCGTATGATGATTTCTTGAGGTGCTTAGTTTTGTATTACACTGAGATCATATCAAAATCAGAACTGCTTAATTTAGTGCAGCCTTTCCTTGGAAAATACTCAGAATTATTTAGAAGATTCAAAGATTTTATTGGGACTAGTGAAAAAAGCAATAATGCTGCCGCAATTCCAACAGAAAATAAACTTTGTGGCTTACCACATTTTTCATTGCTTGATCCTGGATCTAATCGCCAAGATAGATCTGCTGGTGATCTACCTACTGACATCGATTATAGCATTTGTAAAAGGTTAGGTGCAAGTTATTGTGCTGTACCCTCAGATTATTTAACTCCCAAATGTAGTGGTAGGACGAAAATGTGTTATGAAGTACTGAATGACACGTGGGTTTCTTTCCCTACGTGGTCTGAAGAATCATCATTTGCCACTAGTCGAAAAACTCAATATGAAGAATATATGCACAGGTGTGAAGATGAAAGATTTGAACTTGATCTCGTAATGGAAATTAATTTGGCAGcaatatattgtttagaaGAACTATCAAGAAGATTTAGTAGAATGACACCTGAAGAAATATCAAAGTTTAAATTGGAAGATTGTAGTTTTGGTAGTGATACAACTTCAATGACAACTAATAGACGAGCTATTAAAAGATTATATGGTGATAAGACATCAGATATACTTGAAGGACTTCAAAAAAATCCATTATCTGCTGTtccaatagttttaaaaaggttaaaatccaaaaatgaAGAATGGAAATTAGCACGAAAtacttttaatgaaatatggaAAAGTCAAAATGAAAAGTATTATCTTAAATCATTAGACCATCAAggtgttaattttaaacaaagtgATATGAAATTTCTCAGATCAAAATCGTTACTAAATGAAATTGAAGCTTTATATGATGAGCGTAATGAACAGAGTGATACTAGCACTGGACCTCATTTGGTGTTTTCATATGTCGATAAATCAATTATAGATGATGCTGCTAATTTGTTGATTCATCATGTCAAGAGACAAGCAAGTATTAATAAAgaagataaacaaaaaataaaatcgcttATTAGAAGGTTTATACCCGATATGTTTCATCATCCGAGGCAAGAGTTAAGTGACGATGAACGTGACGGTCAGAATGAttgttctaataataattcaccTGAAACAACTAAAGCATCTTTGAGGATTTCTGAAGAAAAAGATTTACCCGAGCTTAAAATAACtgacaatgataaattaaaagcaCCTGATCATTCTAGTACAGAAGAATGTTACACTTTATTTTATGgcaataataattggtatttGTTCCTCAGACTACATCATATACTATGTGATCGCCTTACtcagatatataaaaaagccTCACAATTACTTCATGACGAATGTATTTATCAGGTGACTAGATCTGAGACTGCAGCTGAAAAGCTTAATCTCAATCCCAATTCACCGATTCTGTTAGAAGACTATTATCCTGCTCTACTcgatatgattaaaaatgtccTGGATGGCAATATGGATTCAAATACATATGAAGACACGCTAAGAGAAATGTTTGGTATCCACGCATATGTAGGATTTACACTTGATAAGGTTGTTGTTTATGCTGTTCGTCAGTTGCAGCATTTAGTGTCTGATGAATACTGTCaagaatgttataatttatttataaaagaaagtAAAAAGAACGGGACAGGTGGTCTTTGCAGTACAGCATGTCAAAGAATTGCACAAGAAGCAGCATATCAACGTAGAGCTGAAGCTGCCTtgagtaatgataataattgctataaaatatttatatacaaatctaaCTGTAAACTAACGTTTGAGTTGCTGGACACTGACACAGATGATAATCAAGACAGTGGTAAATGGACAAGTTTTGATAATGAACCACTATCTGAAACTAATGATGATAAACAAGAAGAAAACCAAagtcctaaaaattaa
- the LOC113548218 gene encoding protein aveugle isoform X2, with protein MSSNQGRAARPKVVYQWTVQDVQKWFRRHCYDYYVLYGEKFLQHEIIGRALIRINENQLYRMGIINPDHSQEICREILKLRLKTYILEFRDLERNNLYD; from the exons ATGTCATCAAACCAagg TCGAGCAGCTCGGCCCAAAGTTGTTTATCAATGGACTGTACAAGATGTTCAAAAGTGGTTTCGCCGTCATTGctatgattattatgttttatatggaGAAAAATTCTTGCAG caTGAAATAATTGGACGTGCTTTGATAAgaattaatgaaaatcaaCTGTATCGTATGGGCATTATAAATCCAGATCATAGTCAAGAAATTTGTCGTGAAATACTTAAACTACgacttaaaacttatattttagaatttagagATCTGGAACGAAACAatctttatgattaa
- the LOC113553101 gene encoding gamma-aminobutyric acid receptor-associated protein: MKFQYKEDNVFEKRKTEGEKIRKKYPDRVPVIVEKAPKSRIGELDKKKYLVPSDLTVGQFYFLIRKRVHLRPEDALFFFVNNVIPPTSATMGSLYNDHREEDYFLYIAYSDENVYGRV; this comes from the exons ATGAAGTTCCAGTACAAAGAAGACAACGTTTTCGAGAAAAGGAAGACTGAGGGCGAGAAAATCCGGAAGAAGTACCCCGATAGGGTCCCG gtgATTGTTGAGAAGGCCCCAAAATCGCGTATTGGTGAGCTCGACAAGAAAAAGTACCTGGTACCCTCCGACCTGACGGTTGGGCAGTTTTACTTCCTCATCAGAAAACGCGTTCACTTACGTCCAGAAGATGCCCTGTTCTTTTTCGTCAATAACGTCATTCCTCCAACCAGTGCCACAATGGGatcattatacaat GACCACCGCGAAGAAGATTACTTCTTGTATATTGCATATAGCGATGAAAATGTTTACGGACGAGTGTAA
- the LOC113561074 gene encoding 60S ribosomal protein L22-like, whose protein sequence is MAPAAKQAKAAGGEKKPAAKKPQAQQPAKAKQEAPKPKAEPKTQPKKTEPVVEPKQQAKKDTKQVPKAQPAQDKKPAKEQPKKETAPASKKVAPKGSQDSKKPAPQQPSKANSKAEPAKEKPKAAKADLKAKKAEPVKAKEPEVKQTKKAQQQAAPPAKGKKEEPKKVKEEPKSKATKRPAEEVPKAVKKDKKEPVKAEKKPEPIKAAKKEPEAAKKTPVAAKKTVEKKPATSAPAPAKKPLTAAVTVKKTVAPPTLKKAPGAPKKIALTKKANTVQKKPKATLRGKGAALKKKKETRKMTIDCTHPVEDSIMDVNNFEKFLQERMKYNGKTNNFGNVISLEKTKTKIIVNSDVPFTKRYLKYLTKKYLKKNNLRDWLRVVHSGPDSYELRYFQINNAEDDDEEDNAD, encoded by the exons ATGGCTCCTGCTGCTAAACAG gctAAAGCCGCTGGTGGTGAAAAAAAGCCTGCGGCCAAAAAGCCGCAGGCTCAACAACCTGCCAAGGCTAAACAAGAAGCACCTAAGCCAAAAGCTGAACCTAAGACTCAGCCTAAGAAAACTGAACCAGTAGTTGAACCCAAACAACAAGCTAAAAAGGACACCAAACAAGTTCCCAAAGCTCAACCTGCACAAGACAAGAAACCGGCTAAGGAACAACCTAAGAAGGaaact gcaCCTGCATCAAAGAAGGTTGCACCAAAAGGAAGCCAAGACAGTAAGAAGCCTGCTCCTCAACAACCATCTAAGGCTAATTCTAAAGCTGAACCAGCCAAGGAAAAACCTAAGGCTGCCAAAGCTGATCTTAAAGCTAAAAAAGCTGAACCAGTGAAAGCTAAAGAGCCTGAAGTAAAACAAACCAAGAAGGCTCAACAACAGGCAGCACCACCAGCTAAGGGTAAGAAAGAAGAACCCAAAAAAGTTAAAGAAGAACCCAAGAGCAAGGCTACAAAACGTCCAGCTGAAGAAGTTCCTAAAGCTGTCAAAAAAGATAAGAAAGAACCAGTTAAAGCCGAAAAGAAACCTGAACCTATTAAAGCTGCCAAGAAAGAACCCGAAGCTGCCAAGAAAACTCCAGTTGCTGCCAAAAaaacagttgaaaaaaaaCCTGCCACTTCTGCTCCAGCTCCAGCCAAAAAGCCTTTGACTGCTGCTGTGACTGTTAAGAAGACGGTAGCTCCCCCTACATTAAAGAAAGCACCTGGCGCACCTAAAAAAATTGCTTTAACAAAAAAAGCTAACACTGTACAGAAGAAACCTAAGGCGACATTGAGAGGTAAAGGAGCTGCTTTGAAAAAGAAGAAGGAAACTAGAAAAATGACAATCGATTGTACTCATCCTGTAGAAGACAGTATTATGGATGTTAATAATTTC gaaAAGTTCCTTCAGGAACGAATGAAGTATAAcggaaaaactaataattttggtaATGTTATTTCATTGGAAAagacaaaaactaaaattattgtcaattCTGATGTACCTTTCACAAAGAG atacttgaaatatttaacaaagaaATACttgaagaaaaacaatttgagAGATTGGTTGAGGGTAGTCCATAGTGGACCAGACAGCTATGAACTCAGATACTTCCAg ATCAATAATGCTGAAGATGATGATGAAGAGGATAACGCTGATTAA
- the LOC113548220 gene encoding protein OSCP1-like, with protein MLSYQVVPCILELLSNCIYINWLKLFDAIVIGRSRTTYSILYLNLICEMIYVVAERLKTQKIQIDKSKLVLNDIIAASLNCPFLFVPTSIINKDVLDKSICCAVHSSIMRLNDSSMEKLMGLIETSVKMQMFSSNGPRQVLLVTLNHLDSIRELASTHQLKQSVDIIQHNFYQTFEKMTNGEIMRMRYAMLNYLQDIHVKVTIFIKEGLQRYNGSFVSVGKWVIPYGCEAPGVIRVFNKNSTLIDISTFHPISFYKVETEIGSIKPNSPRITTLGLSIFNINKNINQSLEETSDPLFNGQTSRDGYRQEMDLFVTQLMGSDNDNEEIDNLDLEILETPLNINESKEEEKMSKHKILDFSQITNNLSLQNIRAGMDDSVSRQTEDLLNMMQLLDLE; from the exons ATGTTATCGTACCAAGTCGTTCCGTGCATTCTCGAATTGTTGtcgaattgtatatatattaactggTTGAAGTTGTTCGACGCCATAGTTATAGGTCGATCGCGGAcg acgtattcaattttatatttaaatttaatatgtgaaATGATTTATGTAGTGGCAGAAagattaaaaacacaaaagaTTCAAATAGACAAATCtaaattag TTCTTAATGACATAATTGCTGCCTCACTTAACTgtccatttttatttgtaccaACATCTATCATTAACAAAGATGTTTTAGATAAAAGTATATGTTGTGCGGTTCATTCTTCAATTATGCGACTTAATGATTCTAGTATGGAAAAATTAATGGGTTTGATAGAAACTTCTGTTAAAATGCAAATGTTCTCTAGTAATGGTCCGAGGCAAGTATTACTAGTAACATTGAATCATTTAGATTCTATCCGTGAATTGGCAAGCACTCATCAATTGAAACAAAGTGTAGATATCattcaacataatttttatcaa acttTTGAGAAAATGACTAATGGAGAAATTATGAGAATGCGTTATGCAATGTTGAACTATTTGCAAGATATACATGTCAAAGttaccatatttattaaagaagGTTTACAGCGATATAATGGGTCATTTGTTTCAGTAGGAAAATGGGTGATACCATAtg GATGTGAAGCTCCAGGTGTTATAAgagtattcaataaaaatagtactcTTATTGACATCAGTACATTTCATccaatatcattttataaagtgGAAACCGAAATAGGTTCAATTAAGCCTAATAGTCCTCGTATCACAACTCTTGGGCTTTCAAt atttaatattaataaaaatattaatcaatcatTAGAAGAAACGTCAGATCCATTATTTAATGGACAAACTAGTCGTGATGGATATAGACAAGAGATGGATCTTTTTGTTACACAACTGATGGGAagtgataatgataatgaagAAATAGATAATTTGGATCTAGAAATATTAGAAActccattaaatataaatgaaag caaagaagaagaaaaaatgtcaaaacacaaaattttagatttcagTCAAATTACTAACAATTTgtctttacaaaatataagagCTGGAATGGATGATTCGGTTTCAAGACAAACAGAAGATTTACTAAACATGATGCAGTTATTAGATTTAGAATAA
- the LOC113548218 gene encoding protein aveugle isoform X1 has translation MILEDNQNVIKPRNSRAARPKVVYQWTVQDVQKWFRRHCYDYYVLYGEKFLQHEIIGRALIRINENQLYRMGIINPDHSQEICREILKLRLKTYILEFRDLERNNLYD, from the exons ATGATTTTAGAAGATAACCAAAATGTCATCAAACCAagg AATAGTCGAGCAGCTCGGCCCAAAGTTGTTTATCAATGGACTGTACAAGATGTTCAAAAGTGGTTTCGCCGTCATTGctatgattattatgttttatatggaGAAAAATTCTTGCAG caTGAAATAATTGGACGTGCTTTGATAAgaattaatgaaaatcaaCTGTATCGTATGGGCATTATAAATCCAGATCATAGTCAAGAAATTTGTCGTGAAATACTTAAACTACgacttaaaacttatattttagaatttagagATCTGGAACGAAACAatctttatgattaa